The window ACTAGCTGAGAAGTATCTCATCAATGCTGACGATCCTGTTGGTACGTACTTATACAAATGAGTGATTCGTTTAGTGACTTCGGTCATTGTAATTAACTAAAgatcattttacttttaatattcaGTACCCGTAGTCATtctttatccatactaatattataaatgtgaaagtaactctgtctgtctgtctgtctgtctgtctgtctgtctgtctgctactcaatcacgtccaaactactgaaccaatttgcatgaaatttggtatggagatattttgatacccgagaaaggacataggctactttttaccccgggaaaatgacgcatttcccgggaaaattcagaaaattcaacgaagtcgcgaaaaatcaatattataatgacattgaattaacaaaattccgttgccatggcaactgttttaatggcggatatgccttagcgcgacttcgttatactaagagatataaataattttgagaatatttttcgtgaaaaaaaagcatattttatatcatcacgctacgaccaataggagcagagtaggtaacagtaaaaagtattacaaaaatatggaaaattttgacccattctctcttatatgacgcaagcgaagttgcgcgggtcagctagtaccctATACCTTGATCGAAAACTTGGACAGCGTGGGTTAAACATCAGCAATGTCTTTACATTGGACAGGTCCGATAAGATAGATCAGAATCAATTGACGAAACAAGACTTCCACATACTATTATTTGCGTGTTCTTAAAGGATTTGCTAAACAAAACTCCCATTAGAGCACAGCTATTATAAGCATTTAATTGTGCTTATTGAGGCATTCTTAAATAGAGGCACCATGAATGATACAGACGATTATTCTTAGGTTCATAGTATATTTAGCTTAGTACTCTACCTATAAAGATTACTgagtaataacaataatataatacgtgtaaaaatatattatcaaaatgtatttaatttattcccTAAGTACATAATACGTGTTTACCTTATATTTACTGGCTGACATTGCTCATGCGTGATTGCAACAATTAACTGGTGTCTCCGTCTTGTGACTAAGTACAAGGAGACGAGTAAGAGTGCTAGAAAAGTTAggcatttcttttttattcctACTTGACGGATCAACTGTGTCCGATTCATAGTGTACTGCAACTTTGTGATTAACGAGAGTCAACACATTCAATATATCTGTATCGTGTGCACGTTCAGCTAGTTTTTCACACAAAGATTGGATGAACCAACTGCCATTTTCACTGTTTCTCCAAGAGTAATATCCAGCGACTGTAGATAATGCTAGAAGTATGTCAGGATAGGTAGGATTTCTACTCAGAGCAGACTCTTCATTCATCTGCGTTGCGGTATTAATATTGCTGTCAAATTGATTGGTTGTGGTATCGTCGTctgtcacttttttatttaattgaataccGTTGTCAAATTTCGCACCACGGCAAGCTTGAACGAAGAATATCTTCGGTTTCCCCGCTAGCGTAGGACAGCGTTTAGCGGTAAATTCGCGCCACAGTATGTCCAAACCATAATGGGTGTCCTTTGCGTACAACATTCCCAAATCTCCATGTGTTAATACACTTATGATTAAACAATCATTCTGTGAGTGATCCATTCTCGCTACTTCTTGAATAGTGTTATAGACTTCTTCAAAGTTCAAATCATTTTTGACGACTACTTTAAACCCCAAGTTGGTTAAAACTCTTTGAAGGGCATCTTTATCTCTTTCTGTTCCGTACCGGACGGGCATGTCTTTGTCATCATAATACTTATGGTTGAGAATAAGTGCTAGACCGCGATGTGCATGATTCATGTTGTAATACATATCTTCAGGAGCaataataaatggtttattAATTGGGCGGGCTTCTATTTTATTCCCGCCTACAGTGGCTGGCTTGATTTGAGGCATCTTTTAATTGGTAAATGGCCAAACCTGAAATGAAAGAAGAAAAATTTTACGAAATAGTGTCAGCAGTAAATTGTTAAATCTGCAAATCGTAGAAtagtaggtaaaataaatatcacataTCAACCTCGCTTTACTTGAATCAAATCAAACGGTTACCTTATAATTAGGTCTCTACATTACGAACCaaacattcaataaataaattggctGCAAAAATGCTACATGTTATATCTGCGTCTTTCACAAAATATGTTAAGTGACCAATAATATTCACTTGGCAATTGTAATGTAAGCATATTATGTACTAAGTACGTTGTTGTAGATTGGTCCAAACAACAACATTGGGCAAAACAACTTTTCGAAAAAAGCTAAAACTGACGCTCCCACGTTGTCATATACCGGCCAATAGTAATTGGCCCAACCagagaatcaaacccgagacctaattagtacgaaaataaataaaaactgccTTACAGTCAactatgattattttttcatatgaaaccaacacaattgataaaagtttgcaaaactaaaatgaatctttatcaattgtgttggtttcctacgaaaaaataatcgatACTAGTTccaattcccacgttcaatgttacccaaatgattcaaagttacccaagttgactatCGTGTTACCAATGATTTAAGACTAAACTTGTACGCGTCGCCATCTCGGGTATTCCCCAGTTTTGTACATACGATAACATTGCGCAATATAGACATGTAGTATGTCATTTTACCTTATAAATCGTCGTTAATTATACAACGTTTTCAGACAGTAgcatttacttaaaaaaaaatgttaacatccttgCTCGAGCAAGatgaaagaataaataaaaatgaaggtCGAATTCGCAATcagctgtttgtttgttaggtTGACACTCCCATTGAAACCATTATATTAGTcacttatacaaaatttatctatGCTTAAGATTTTGGTTAATGAAATGGTAGGTCATAACATAAAATgtagaagtaataaataaatcaacgaTATCTCAAAATAACTGAAAACCGGTAGACAAATCTTGGGCGTAACCCTAAGACagaaagtataaatattttagtcacTACTTAccgtaaaatatattgtagttaTAGTATTTGGTCAATATTAAgcttatatgtttaataaactttaagttCTGTTCATTAGCGTAACACTTTCGCGTTCATTTACACTTGTCTTGACAAGTCAGCCAATCAGCTGATAATACTTTTTTGTCTGTTTCGTATTTCATCATTGTTACCAATTTTACGTTTCATTCTACacagaaatacattttgtttaataaaataacaaaaataaaattacaattaaataaaggtGTTATCGTTAGGACTGAGGAAATAATAATGGTTAATGTGTGTGTGCGTCACGTTGTTAAATCACTTGCTATTTATAGCGCGCGATTATTATATGCATGTGCCAACATGCCGATCGTAATCATGTTTTTTCCCTAACCGTCTGTCTCATTTATGAAGGTTAACAAATTACCATGACTCAACCCATCACAGATTTATAAAGACTTTTTACAACATCAAGCAGTGATAGTTGTctcattgaaataattaaatctaattatGAATTGCCCCAGTATATCTCGATGCGACCAATCCAATTACAGACTCACGATAGCTCTATcgaataaataatgttctaaGCCGCCAGCTTACATAAGATCATTGagttaaaactataaaatacataactgCCGATTGACATACCTAAGTGATTTTATATGGTATATACCTAATGTGGatttctgtagcgcgatttcctTCTTACGCCTACCgtcaaccggctaactatcgacaaatttAGGGAAAATACCGAatcagcgccactagcgggTGTCGTGGGAactgatatttattatacattttaaatgtcaaactctcgatacccgaATGTAGATGATTTTCTCTGATCTGctacttattattgtaaatttatatttatgtatttttccaCTCATAGTGATGTGTGAGAAAAACGCCAAAGCGGCATTGGAAGAAGGCGAGACAGAGCTTGCTCACGCGTGGAACTTGGCAGCTCTGACCGCGCGTTCACTGCGCGCGCGCATTTCTGACCACCTCGCCTCTAGCGAAGAAACCATGGGCTGGGTCGGACATCCGCTGTGTTGCAGTTTGCTACAGTCTTTGTAAGTATAATATGTGTTAGTATATACTTACCTTCGTTATACGTATAAAATTTCTTAGTTTACGGCATTGTGTAGTTGACTTCTCGCTATAATTTCGCTTAAATAGAACATACATTAATCTGGTTACTATTATTCTGCAATGTTTATTTTCCAGAATATCACATTATGCCAAAGCATCAAACCTCCAAATGGCGGCGATGTTAGCATGTGCTTTCTCTGTGTTCAACAACACGAGCAATTCTAGTTCACAATCAACGATCAGCACATCCAGTTatgtaagtttattttgttcttttaattATTCACCGCCTTTGCTCCAGCGACATTTTATAGGACTGTAGATTTCTAGACCGCAAGTACGGTTCTTGGGTCGAACATGGCTGCTATTACGTGTTCTGAAGCAGACCGACGTTTCGTTTGTCCGTAAtgttcttattttataaatatccgATTAATGATTTCAGGGTAACGGCACATCACCGTATAGCACAGTAAATCAATACAGTGAAATAAGCGCTGACGGTTGGACCCCCGTAGACGCGTCGGTATTCCGAAGTAATTCGTGTTCCGAAGCAGAAAATTTCTACACCGACTCCACCGTGTCAAAATCTGAACGAACTTCGTCCTGCGTGCTCGACGAAGCGACCGTGCACCTCTACCACTGCTTCAAGAGGGTTTACGCTGATATTCTACATCGATGGCAGCTGATCTACAAGAAAACTGAGGTAAACGAATATCTGGCGCGGTTATCTTAGTTGTCCTTTTTCTGTCCGCTGTCCCATGACAAATCTGtacaaaaagtttttctttCTTTCGGTTATCACAATAATATGCAATTTTAACATTTCCTTGCTGCATGACGATCCCTAGAAGAACGCTTTACGATAGACTTCCATCCGGCAGGTTCTAAAGCTGGTGGTGGGCGCCGGCAGCACGACGCGCGGCGCCGGCCCCGAGCTGGCGGCCGAGTGCGCGCGCTGCGGGGGCgtggcgcggggcgcggcgTGCGGGGCGTGCGGCCGCGCCGCGCTGCGCTGCGCCGTGTGCCGCCGCGCGGTGCGGGGGCTCGCCACCGCCTGCCACTACTGCGCGCACGCCGGACACGCGCTGCACATGCTGCACTGGTCAGTTCTACCCTCCTTCCATCACACGTGCCGCACTAGCTCGCCACGCCTGTTGCAACATTGCAAGAGATTCATAAATGCAGAGTCTTTTACATTCGTTATTAAAATTCCAAGTTAAGGCCCAGTGGCACGAGTCCCTAAAAGGATCAACTATCGACAAGATATCgagaattattttcaaaatatcttaATCTAAGACCATGCCTTGAAgtccataaatatttatcaaataaagtattgtttttgGCAGGTTCTCTCAGCACGACACGTGTCCGACGGGTTGCGGGTGCAAGTGCGTCATGGAAGGCAACGCTGTTTGGAAAGGCGTCAAATACGTATGAACATCGACAAGAAAAATCGACGTTtgaatttaaatgtatgtagGAATACAATATCTATACATTAGCAATTGGCAATCTATTAATTTATAGGCCTCAAATAAcgtaaaagttaataaaatagacataatataagAATGTGGTGTATTTTGGATTCATTCAATGTTGCTctctaaaaatacatataaaatgatttgaatatGTATATTTTCGGTTACTCTTTGAACATGAACAGAGGTGTATGCATTTAAAGGCATGTAGTCTATTTCGTGGGCCGAGCAACAATGACTGGGATGTCTCGATATTCACATATGTTTTTCAAATGCCCACAACATTGCAAAATGACGAACATGCTCaaattgctaaaataaaatatttttaatattgtcatAGGATTTTAAGACATATTATAagcattttaaatacttgtgGTATCAAATAGATacgtacttataatataatatatgtttaatatataaaataatgtaaagacTGTCGGTTTTATATCGCAATAAATAAGCACACGAGTTTTAtcaagaattttatttaacaaactttttttatattacaaatatttaaaacaatcaaacaaaaaggTGCtctcaattatattaaaattagtgagttttatattaaaagtattacGTTGGTTGTACGTTATAAGAATGCTTTACTTCAGTCTCCTTCAAGCATTTACTTATGCGAAGATTAAAAGCAGTTATAAtacagttattatttaattattacagtaGCTAGTGTTAACATACGTATATAATTacacacaaattaattataaaataagattatgaGCATTATTGCTGGTCACGAGGTCATTAACCTACTGGAGTATTCACACTAAACGAACTCAAAGTTAACTAAATCAGTTCAGGCAGCTATACATCGTAACCGTAAACAAATAAGTTAACTCATTAAACACTTTGTAATACACAATAATACTTCCTCACGATTATTCAAGATCTGATCGTGTATTTCATTTACATGTACAAAACTGTAGGTACTGATGACAATGAAATACCGAAATTGTTTTATGATAGTGTTACAGCTGCCTAAACTTCACAACGTTTAGACATTACAATGGTAAACAAGGAGTATGTTCGCATCTGACCTAATGCGTAGGTTGTCTGGAGAAGTTCTCACTATTAGccatactataataaaaaactgggcacaaaaatataggtaataaatGAATAGCCTTATCCACTTttgatttctattaaaaatatggaAATATAACTCTCATTGCTTATGATACGATTTGTTAGCATCCATCAAGAGTACAAAGACAAGATAGAGTATCTcggatttaatataattagctATTTCTTTAGGTTCGTAATCAAGGTAGGTACTATGTACAACTATTTAGCAAATTAATACATTTCCTAATTGCTCGTTTTAGCGATCGTAGTACCAGACTgtctcattaaaataatatcaatgtaCAAAAGACTATTAATTAGGCATCTCGTGAGCTGAAGTGTAACATGACTgtatcaaaataacatttctttGAACTTACTCTGTCACATAACTATGAGTACTTAACATATATAAAAACACAACGCGGCTGTTATGTACAATGTCTCTTATAGCGATATATAACTACCTAAAATTGAGAAAGGATACTTACAAGtcaatactttataaaataaaaacaaatacgttTAGGCACCGATTGTCAAAAGCGTACTACatctaaaatatatcaaaatgtcaactaaaaacaaaacaatatcacattattaatatcaaacaaggaattattttgattactgATATCTAAATAtcta of the Anticarsia gemmatalis isolate Benzon Research Colony breed Stoneville strain chromosome 3, ilAntGemm2 primary, whole genome shotgun sequence genome contains:
- the LOC142987583 gene encoding caspase-1-like, whose amino-acid sequence is MPQIKPATVGGNKIEARPINKPFIIAPEDMYYNMNHAHRGLALILNHKYYDDKDMPVRYGTERDKDALQRVLTNLGFKVVVKNDLNFEEVYNTIQEVARMDHSQNDCLIISVLTHGDLGMLYAKDTHYGLDILWREFTAKRCPTLAGKPKIFFVQACRGAKFDNGIQLNKKVTDDDTTTNQFDSNINTATQMNEESALSRNPTYPDILLALSTVAGYYSWRNSENGSWFIQSLCEKLAERAHDTDILNVLTLVNHKVAVHYESDTVDPSSRNKKEMPNFSSTLTRLLVLSHKTETPVNCCNHA